Proteins encoded within one genomic window of Mycolicibacterium monacense:
- a CDS encoding MarR family winged helix-turn-helix transcriptional regulator: MSTEKLTMAQQVAAKTREAGPDHDPSSLALPLALYRAVTAFGRVAVDELTPVDLSMSQFNVLTVLKRADGPMTMGALADSISVRQASLTSVVDTLTKAGFVTRKVNPRDRRSVVVAISKKGDQFMTEFLPGHYDFLQRLFAGINPRHRQQLLARLNELIDCLENYPSGQRTS; the protein is encoded by the coding sequence ATGAGTACCGAGAAGTTGACGATGGCCCAACAGGTCGCGGCCAAGACCCGCGAAGCCGGACCCGATCACGACCCCTCTTCGTTGGCGCTCCCGCTTGCGCTCTACCGTGCTGTGACCGCCTTCGGTCGGGTCGCCGTCGATGAGTTGACGCCGGTAGACCTCTCGATGAGCCAGTTCAACGTTCTGACCGTCCTGAAGCGCGCCGACGGGCCGATGACGATGGGCGCACTGGCCGATTCTATTTCCGTACGCCAAGCCAGCCTGACGAGCGTGGTGGACACGCTGACCAAGGCAGGTTTTGTCACACGCAAGGTGAATCCCCGCGATCGGCGCTCGGTTGTGGTCGCGATATCGAAGAAGGGCGATCAGTTCATGACCGAGTTTCTGCCCGGTCATTACGACTTTCTGCAGAGACTCTTTGCCGGTATCAACCCGCGACACAGGCAGCAGCTGCTTGCACGACTGAACGAACTAATAGATTGCTTGGAGAACTACCCGAGCGGCCAGCGCACCTCCTGA